A region of the Bacteroidota bacterium genome:
TTGAGCTAATGAATCTCCTTTAAGGCAAGCTTCAATAAGTTTTTTATCTTCGTTATTGAGCTTTTTTTCATTCATTTTCCCTTTCTGTTTTTGTAGACGTAGACTTGATTAAGTAAGTTGCCTGCGCAGTTGCTTTTTTTTGATATTATTTTCAGTTCTAAAGATACAAACCTGAGTTCGGGATAAGAAATAAATAACAGAGAGCAAATAGGGGATAAGATTTGAAGAAGAAATTTTGAAGTTATAACTGGTTATTTCAAGAGATTTCTTTTTTAAAGTTTGTGCTCTATTTGCTCTCCCTTTGGGCTTCATGAGGTTTCCCATACACATTCCCAGATTTTATTGAATTATCACGATAGTCCTGAAAAATCTGGATTGTCTATGAAAAACCTCAAGAAGCTGTAAATATTTGTTATCCCGAACTCAGGTTACAAGCTTAACTAAAACAAAAAACCCACTTAAATAAGTGGGTTTTCAAATGTATTAATGAAAATTTAATCTTCTTCATTTTTACTTTCTTCGTACTCTTTCAATAATCTATCCTGAACATCTGGTGGTACTTGCTGATATTCTACATATTTCATTGAGTAAGAAGCTCTTCCATTTGTAATGGAGCTTAAAGTTGTTGAATATTTATTCATATCGGCTAATGGCACATTAGCTTTAACCTTCTGATATATACCTTCCCCTTCCATACCCAGGATCATTCCTCTTCGTCCCTGAATATCAGTAATAACATCTCCCATTCTTTCTTCAGGTACAACAACTTCTACCAAATAAATAGGTTCAAGTAATTTGGGTCCAGCATTTTTGAATCCTCTTGCAAACGCATGTTTCCCTGCTAATTTAAATGAAATTTCATTTGAATCGACAGGATGCATCTTTCCGTCATAGGCCGTTACACGAATATCACGAGCATAAGATCCTGTTAACGGACCTTCTTCCATTTTCTCCATGATACCTTTCAGAACAGCTGGTAAATAACGAGTGTCGATTACTCCACCAACAATACCATTGATAAAAACAAGCTTTCCACCCCAAGGTAAAGTAATTTCTTCTTTTCCACGAACGTTATACTTATCTTTAGGTGGATCAGGCATACCTTCTACAAATGGTTCAATCATTAGGTATACTTCACCAAATTGTCCAGATCCTCCTGATTGTTTTTTATGTTTATAGTCAGATAGTGTTTGCTTTGTGATTGTTTCACGATAGGAAATTCTTGGAGGGAAAAACTCCACAGGAATTTTTTGTTCTGTTTCCAAATGCCATTTGGCAATATTAATGTGCAATTCCCCTTGACCATGAATCAACATTTGTTTCAATTCTTTCGAATACTCAAATATAATGGTTGGGTCAGCTACATTCATTTTCAAAAGATAAGCAGCTAGTTTTTCATCATCTGAATTATTAATTGCTTTAACTGCTGTTCTGATTTTTGGTTCTGGAAAATCAATAGGTGAAGCAACAACTGATGATCCTTTTGCATTGAGGGTATTGTTTGTTTTGGTATTCTTCATTTTAATGGTAGCAAACAAATCACCGGCACAAGCTTTATTTACCTTTTCTCTTTTCTTACCAGCTATCATATATAACTGACTGATTCTTTCTTTAGAACCTGTCTGTACATTTTCAAAATCAACTCCTTCTGTTACATCTCCGGTTACTACCTTCATAAAGGAAACCTCACCTAAATGCTCTTCAAAAGCTGTTTTATAAACAAATACAGATGCAGGTTTTGAACCTTCACATACGATATCTTCACCCTGATCAGATTTCATTGGATTCTCATCTGGGGATGGAATAACATTAATGATGAATTCCATTAAACGAGTAATTCCAATGTGGTTTTTGGCTGAAGTACAAAATACAGGGAAAATGTCACGATTTATCAGTCCAAGTTTAATACCTGACCTCATTTCATCTTCATTGAGTGTTCCTTTGTCGAAAAACAATTCCATGAGGGCATCGTCATTCTCTGC
Encoded here:
- a CDS encoding elongation factor G, producing the protein MRVYQTKEIRNVSLMGGPGSGKTTLAECMLFEGGVIDRKGNVESKNTTSDYKPIEHERLNSVYSTVLFAEYNDRKINFIDNPGFDDFVGEAIASMKVADVSLLLMNTNNGIEVGTELSWRHAAKYKQPIVLVANHLDHEKAEFDDLVKEAKDFFGNKVIVVQYPYNAGKGFDSIIDVITMKLYKYPVGGGKPEILDIPSEEKEKAEELQNALVEAAAENDDALMELFFDKGTLNEDEMRSGIKLGLINRDIFPVFCTSAKNHIGITRLMEFIINVIPSPDENPMKSDQGEDIVCEGSKPASVFVYKTAFEEHLGEVSFMKVVTGDVTEGVDFENVQTGSKERISQLYMIAGKKREKVNKACAGDLFATIKMKNTKTNNTLNAKGSSVVASPIDFPEPKIRTAVKAINNSDDEKLAAYLLKMNVADPTIIFEYSKELKQMLIHGQGELHINIAKWHLETEQKIPVEFFPPRISYRETITKQTLSDYKHKKQSGGSGQFGEVYLMIEPFVEGMPDPPKDKYNVRGKEEITLPWGGKLVFINGIVGGVIDTRYLPAVLKGIMEKMEEGPLTGSYARDIRVTAYDGKMHPVDSNEISFKLAGKHAFARGFKNAGPKLLEPIYLVEVVVPEERMGDVITDIQGRRGMILGMEGEGIYQKVKANVPLADMNKYSTTLSSITNGRASYSMKYVEYQQVPPDVQDRLLKEYEESKNEED